The Salmo trutta chromosome 6, fSalTru1.1, whole genome shotgun sequence genome has a window encoding:
- the LOC115195254 gene encoding neuropilin and tolloid-like protein 1 has protein sequence MVYGHSLLHVVASLLILGLSGATKKEALKNNSGVKPAGQCGTWVKEGDGGLFTSPNYPSKYPPGIECVYIIEAPPRLCIHLFFDERYSIEPSWECKFDNIEVRDGPFGFSPIIGRYCGQTIPPFIRSSGRYLWVKFVSDGELEAIGFSVNYNFTAGSAAVTHTCNQHSPL, from the exons ATGGTATATGGGCACAGCCTCCTTCACG TTGTTGCAAGCCTACTCATACTTGGGTTGTCTGGGGCAACGAAGAAGGAAGCAT TGAAGAACAATTCGGGAGTGAAGCCTGCAGGTCAATGTGGCACCTGGGTGAAGGAAGGAGACGGGGGACTGTTCACTTCTCCCAACTACCCCAGCAAATACCCCCCAGGAatagagtgtgtttacatcattgAAG ctcctcccaGGCTGTGTATTCATCTGTTCTTTGATGAGAGGTATTCTATCGAGCCTTCATGGGAATGTAAATTTGACAACATTGAGGTGCGGGACGGCCCCTTTGGCTTCTCCCCAATAATCGGACGCTACTGTGGCCAGACCATCCCTCCCTTCATCAGGAGCAGCGGACGGTACCTCTGGGTAAAATTTGTTTCCGATGGCGAACTGGAGGCGATTGGATTTTCGGTGAATTACAACTTCACTGCAG